In a single window of the Aminomonas paucivorans DSM 12260 genome:
- a CDS encoding beta/alpha barrel domain-containing protein, translating into MSSPDLRATLGGVTLDSPLIPASGILPMDPVLWMGLEGCDGVCTKGLTWRPRAGNPGVRLEETPGGLLNSIGLENPGVQAWMRETLPGLAGTGKRIVLNLACEDLDSLGRAVEALGGASDRIAVLELNLSCPNVDGGGAAWGEAPEGVRAALGIARPGWKGILWVKLTPQAGDFVATARAAEAGGADGVVVANTWLGAALDLQTGLPRFARSVAGLSGPAVFPLSLRLVFQTYGRVGIPIVGCGGVRSAEDALCMVLAGASAVEVGTWHFRKLDCLAGMCRDLQALLQARGVASLAELVGAAHRGGFAGARKERSGA; encoded by the coding sequence ATGTCTTCGCCTGACCTGAGGGCCACCCTGGGAGGGGTGACCCTGGATTCCCCCCTAATCCCCGCCTCGGGGATCCTTCCCATGGATCCCGTCCTCTGGATGGGGCTGGAGGGGTGCGACGGGGTATGCACCAAGGGGCTCACCTGGCGTCCTCGCGCGGGGAACCCGGGGGTGCGCCTCGAAGAGACGCCCGGGGGGCTTCTCAACAGCATCGGTCTGGAGAACCCGGGGGTGCAGGCCTGGATGCGGGAGACCCTTCCCGGCCTTGCGGGCACGGGGAAGCGCATCGTCCTGAACCTGGCCTGCGAGGACCTGGATTCCCTGGGGCGGGCGGTGGAGGCCTTGGGAGGGGCTTCGGACCGGATCGCCGTGCTGGAACTGAACCTCTCTTGTCCGAACGTGGACGGGGGGGGAGCGGCCTGGGGGGAAGCTCCCGAAGGGGTCCGGGCGGCCCTGGGGATCGCGCGACCGGGCTGGAAGGGGATCCTCTGGGTGAAGCTCACCCCCCAGGCGGGGGATTTCGTGGCCACCGCTCGGGCCGCCGAGGCGGGAGGGGCCGACGGGGTGGTGGTGGCCAACACGTGGTTGGGCGCCGCCCTGGACCTGCAGACGGGGCTTCCCCGCTTCGCCCGAAGCGTGGCGGGGCTTTCCGGCCCCGCGGTGTTCCCCCTGAGCCTGCGCCTGGTTTTTCAGACCTACGGCAGGGTGGGGATCCCCATCGTGGGGTGCGGCGGGGTTCGTAGCGCCGAGGACGCCCTGTGCATGGTGCTGGCCGGGGCCAGCGCCGTGGAGGTGGGGACCTGGCACTTCCGCAAGCTGGATTGCCTGGCGGGGATGTGTCGGGATCTGCAAGCGCTCCTGCAGGCGCGAGGGGTGGCTTCCCTGGCGGAACTGGTGGGAGCGGCGCACCGGGGCGGGTTTGCCGGAGCGAGGAAGGAGAGGAGCGGGGCATGA
- the pyrF gene encoding orotidine-5'-phosphate decarboxylase, whose translation MNGKERLILALDTPGTEEGLALLDRLKAPWMKVKVGPRLFALGGETFLRDLQERGHRVFLDLKLHDIPNTVAQAVEVYARWGLWALTVHTSGGETMMRRAREAAGTDLLLLGVTVLTSLDGPEWEAVHPGCSLERALSGRAALARESGLGGVVCSPRDLTLVREAAPGLVTVVPGIRLPGDGTQDQARVDTPAAAMGRGADYLVVGRSILGAADPQEAAERVLGSMEEGRA comes from the coding sequence ATGAACGGAAAGGAACGATTGATCCTGGCGCTGGACACGCCGGGGACCGAGGAGGGGCTGGCCCTTCTGGACCGCCTGAAGGCCCCCTGGATGAAGGTGAAGGTGGGTCCCCGACTCTTCGCCCTGGGGGGAGAGACGTTTCTTCGGGACCTGCAGGAACGGGGGCATCGGGTCTTTCTGGACCTGAAGCTCCACGACATCCCCAACACCGTGGCCCAGGCGGTGGAGGTCTATGCCCGCTGGGGGCTTTGGGCTCTCACGGTGCACACCTCCGGGGGGGAGACCATGATGCGCCGCGCGCGGGAGGCGGCGGGGACGGACCTGCTCCTCCTGGGAGTCACGGTACTCACCAGCCTTGATGGGCCGGAGTGGGAGGCTGTCCATCCCGGGTGTTCCCTGGAACGGGCCCTGAGCGGGCGGGCGGCGCTGGCTCGGGAGTCGGGGCTGGGGGGCGTTGTGTGCAGCCCTCGAGACCTGACCCTGGTGCGGGAGGCTGCCCCTGGGCTCGTCACGGTGGTGCCGGGCATCCGCCTTCCGGGAGACGGGACGCAGGACCAGGCGCGGGTGGATACCCCGGCGGCGGCGATGGGGCGGGGGGCGGACTACCTGGTGGTGGGGCGCTCCATCCTGGGAGCGGCGGACCCGCAGGAGGCGGCGGAGCGGGTGCTGGGAAGCATGGAGGAGGGACGGGCATGA
- the pyrE gene encoding orotate phosphoribosyltransferase has protein sequence MTAGEKRFEKRFAQRMAERGAHLKGHFLLSSGLHSSDYLQCALFLAHPRDAAWAGRILARRLAPLGADLVVSPAMGGLLIGHEVAKALGVPFLFTERVEGTMTLRRFPHPGKARFLVVEDVFTTGKSTRETAEVLERDGAVWVGAGSLVDRSGNPSLLPVPWRSLWAVSFPVYDPADCPCCREGLPLVKPGSRPQP, from the coding sequence ATGACGGCAGGGGAGAAACGCTTTGAAAAACGCTTCGCTCAGCGCATGGCGGAGAGGGGCGCCCACCTGAAGGGGCATTTCCTCCTTTCCTCGGGGCTTCACAGCTCCGACTACCTTCAGTGCGCCCTCTTCCTGGCCCACCCCCGGGACGCCGCCTGGGCGGGGCGGATCCTGGCCCGGCGCCTGGCCCCCCTGGGGGCGGACCTGGTGGTCTCCCCCGCCATGGGGGGGCTTCTCATCGGACACGAGGTGGCCAAGGCCCTGGGGGTTCCCTTCCTGTTCACCGAACGGGTGGAGGGAACCATGACCCTGCGCCGATTTCCCCACCCCGGGAAGGCCCGGTTTCTGGTGGTGGAAGACGTGTTCACCACGGGGAAATCCACTCGGGAAACCGCAGAGGTGCTGGAACGGGACGGAGCGGTGTGGGTCGGGGCTGGCTCCTTGGTGGATCGTTCCGGCAACCCCTCCCTCCTTCCCGTGCCCTGGCGGTCCTTGTGGGCCGTTTCCTTCCCGGTATATGATCCAGCGGATTGTCCGTGCTGCAGGGAGGGACTGCCCCTGGTGAAGCCTGGGAGCCGTCCCCAACCCTAA
- a CDS encoding bifunctional 5,10-methylenetetrahydrofolate dehydrogenase/5,10-methenyltetrahydrofolate cyclohydrolase: protein MLLMEGKTPAGRIRDWVRRQVEELRTPLGVFRLLSLCVGDDPASEAYRRNQIRACEASGIETATVRLPSTATEQDARDRILEFNHDETVDGVILQTPLPPSWDVRKLREALDPDKDVEGTHPENLGRLFLGCTGHPLPCAAWSAALLLDWYGCGDLKGKVAAVVGQSATVGRPLSTLLFHRGATVVQIHEFTPPGRLEAFLKGAEVVAVAAGVPGLVRGASLSPGAWVVDVGTNPTPGKGLVGDVAPDAAGVAGALTPVPGGVGPLTVSLLLANLLLLATRRRAGRPVELPDLKELRSAP, encoded by the coding sequence ATGCTTCTCATGGAAGGCAAGACCCCCGCAGGGAGGATTCGGGACTGGGTTCGACGCCAGGTGGAGGAGCTTCGCACGCCCCTCGGGGTCTTCCGGCTGCTCTCCCTGTGCGTGGGGGACGACCCCGCCTCGGAGGCCTACCGGCGGAACCAGATCCGGGCCTGCGAAGCCTCGGGCATCGAGACCGCCACGGTCCGGCTTCCCTCCACGGCCACGGAACAGGACGCCCGGGACCGGATCCTGGAGTTCAACCACGACGAGACGGTGGACGGGGTGATCCTCCAGACCCCTTTGCCCCCTTCCTGGGATGTCCGGAAGCTCCGGGAGGCCCTGGACCCGGACAAGGACGTCGAGGGGACCCACCCCGAGAACCTGGGGCGTCTCTTCCTGGGCTGCACGGGGCACCCTCTCCCCTGCGCCGCCTGGTCCGCCGCCCTGCTGCTGGATTGGTACGGCTGCGGGGATCTCAAGGGCAAGGTGGCGGCGGTGGTGGGGCAGAGCGCCACCGTGGGGCGTCCCCTGTCGACCCTGCTGTTCCATCGGGGGGCCACGGTGGTGCAGATCCACGAGTTCACCCCCCCAGGGAGGCTGGAAGCCTTCCTGAAGGGGGCAGAGGTGGTGGCCGTCGCGGCGGGGGTTCCCGGCCTGGTTCGCGGTGCCTCCCTGAGCCCCGGTGCCTGGGTGGTGGACGTGGGGACCAACCCCACCCCCGGGAAGGGGCTGGTGGGAGATGTGGCCCCGGACGCGGCGGGGGTGGCGGGAGCCCTGACCCCCGTGCCCGGAGGGGTGGGGCCCCTGACGGTGTCCCTGCTCCTGGCGAACCTGCTGCTTCTGGCCACCCGAAGGAGGGCCGGAAGGCCGGTGGAGCTGCCCGATCTGAAGGAACTCCGCTCCGCTCCATGA
- the selD gene encoding selenide, water dikinase SelD, with product MRLTERARTSGUAAKIGPAELDQILASLPTIPNDRLLASWGHGEDAALWILDDERVGILTVDFITPIVDDPETFGAIAAANALSDVFAMGGRPFVALNVVGFPTSCEPLEVLQKILQGGARKVMEARACLAGGHSVQDEEPKYGLVVYGEVPTKDLWKVTGARAGDVLLLTKPLGTGLLTTAGKAGLASPEHLQGAVETMARLNDAPLFLTPELRSRVHACTDVTGFGLGCHALDLLSEGTLDLQLFAANLPVLPGALEAASMGLIPAGAYSNRNHAGTRVRMGEGVSPPLEDLIFDPQTSGGLLLAVGEGDEPAFLEAFRQGGFPKTVRVGRLQEGTGNLVVHPGE from the coding sequence ATGCGTCTGACCGAACGAGCACGCACCAGCGGCTGAGCCGCCAAGATCGGCCCAGCGGAGCTGGACCAAATCCTCGCGTCCCTGCCCACCATCCCCAATGACCGACTCCTGGCCTCCTGGGGACACGGGGAGGACGCGGCGCTGTGGATCCTTGACGACGAACGGGTGGGGATCCTGACGGTGGATTTCATCACCCCCATCGTGGACGATCCGGAGACCTTCGGCGCCATCGCCGCGGCCAACGCCTTAAGCGACGTCTTCGCCATGGGGGGCCGGCCCTTCGTGGCCCTGAACGTGGTGGGCTTTCCCACCTCCTGCGAGCCCCTTGAGGTGCTTCAGAAGATCCTCCAGGGAGGAGCGCGGAAGGTAATGGAGGCCCGTGCCTGCCTCGCGGGGGGGCACAGCGTGCAGGACGAGGAACCGAAGTACGGACTGGTGGTGTACGGCGAGGTCCCCACGAAGGACCTCTGGAAGGTCACCGGGGCAAGGGCGGGGGACGTGCTGCTCCTCACCAAACCCCTGGGGACGGGGCTTCTCACCACCGCCGGGAAAGCGGGGCTGGCGTCGCCGGAACACCTGCAGGGCGCCGTGGAGACCATGGCACGGCTCAACGACGCTCCCCTCTTCCTGACGCCGGAGCTTCGGAGCCGCGTACATGCCTGCACCGACGTGACGGGCTTCGGCTTGGGCTGCCACGCCCTCGATCTCCTCTCCGAGGGGACCCTGGACCTGCAGCTCTTCGCGGCAAACCTTCCCGTCCTCCCGGGGGCACTGGAGGCCGCCTCCATGGGGCTCATCCCCGCAGGGGCCTATTCCAACCGGAACCATGCGGGAACCAGGGTCCGGATGGGAGAAGGGGTATCCCCTCCCCTGGAAGACCTGATCTTCGACCCCCAGACCTCCGGGGGCCTGCTCCTGGCAGTGGGGGAAGGGGACGAACCGGCCTTCCTGGAGGCCTTCCGCCAGGGGGGCTTCCCCAAAACCGTGCGGGTGGGACGATTGCAGGAAGGCACCGGGAACCTGGTGGTTCATCCCGGAGAGTGA
- a CDS encoding biotin--[acetyl-CoA-carboxylase] ligase yields MNRSTPHRLQMLGILAETPGDLIPSSLLVSRLGITRQAISKLADGLRQEGIPLASVPQKGYRLEGEPHAEDFSPSWTEWLLRDVPLGHPILHFPVLDSTQVPLKELARQGAPEGVVVVAQRQESGRGRRGRDWDSPPGGGLYFSVLLRPPLLPGQVQLVNFAAALAVQEGLFRLFGLRAAIKWPNDVLLEGRKLCGILSEAAVEADRIHHVVTGMGLNVNLSASQFPAELGARIATLKDRLGGPTSRGAVLAAVLESLASQMVRLSSPEGDEALLASYRERCSTLGMPVRVELDCSFVEGTALSVDREGALWVRDALGKEHRFAAADVHHLRPSKGSEGR; encoded by the coding sequence ATGAACCGATCCACACCCCATCGACTCCAGATGCTGGGGATCCTCGCGGAAACCCCTGGAGACCTGATCCCAAGCTCCCTTCTCGTCTCCCGCCTGGGCATCACGCGCCAAGCCATCTCCAAGCTGGCCGACGGGCTGCGCCAGGAAGGCATCCCCCTGGCCTCGGTTCCCCAGAAAGGATACCGCCTTGAAGGGGAACCCCACGCGGAGGACTTCTCTCCCTCCTGGACGGAGTGGCTTCTCCGGGACGTCCCCCTGGGGCACCCCATCCTGCACTTTCCCGTCCTGGACTCCACCCAGGTCCCCCTGAAGGAGTTGGCCCGCCAAGGAGCCCCGGAGGGAGTGGTGGTGGTAGCCCAACGCCAGGAATCCGGACGGGGCCGACGGGGACGGGACTGGGACTCCCCTCCAGGGGGCGGCCTGTACTTCTCCGTGCTCCTGCGTCCTCCCCTTTTGCCCGGCCAGGTGCAGCTGGTCAACTTCGCCGCGGCCCTGGCGGTTCAGGAGGGGCTCTTTCGCCTCTTCGGCCTGAGGGCTGCCATCAAGTGGCCCAACGACGTGCTCCTGGAAGGGCGCAAGCTCTGCGGCATCCTGAGCGAGGCGGCGGTGGAGGCGGACCGCATCCACCACGTGGTGACGGGCATGGGGCTTAACGTGAACCTCTCCGCCTCCCAGTTCCCGGCGGAGCTGGGTGCCCGGATCGCCACCCTGAAGGATCGGCTCGGCGGCCCCACCTCCCGAGGCGCGGTGCTCGCGGCGGTGCTGGAATCCCTGGCGTCGCAGATGGTTCGGCTCTCCTCCCCGGAAGGGGACGAGGCGCTTCTGGCTTCCTACCGAGAACGCTGCTCCACCCTGGGGATGCCCGTGCGGGTGGAGCTGGACTGCAGCTTCGTGGAGGGCACCGCCCTCTCCGTGGACCGGGAGGGCGCCCTCTGGGTCCGCGACGCCCTGGGGAAAGAACACCGGTTCGCCGCAGCGGACGTGCACCACCTGCGCCCCTCCAAGGGCTCCGAGGGGAGGTGA
- the prfB gene encoding peptide chain release factor 2 (programmed frameshift) produces MVVLPVSTVMNHLRSQACELRDSLDLPAAETRIEGLLKQAADPEFWTREDAQETTRELAQLQQKRESWETLNRELQEMETLAALLAEGEDVDLEEEFYRRAGAFEKELERRQIFVLLDEEYDRSDAIVTIHAGAGGLDSQDWTEILSRMYLRWVEKEGFKSRILDQLADQEAGIKSITFEVLGDYAYGYLKGEKGVHRLVRISPFDAAKRRHTSFASVEVLPVLPEDADIEIRPEDLKMDTFRSSGAGGQYVNMTDSAVRITHIPTGIIVSCQVERSQHMNRATALQVLKSKLFERQLQERQEHLESLQGEKRSIAWGSQIRSYTLQPFQLVKDHRSGCEVGNVAAVLDGDLEELIMSTLRFFKTGRTVDKEGA; encoded by the exons ATGGTCGTTCTGCCCGTCAGCACGGTCATGAATCATCTGCGCTCGCAGGCCTGCGAGTTGCGTGACAGTCTT GACCTGCCTGCCGCGGAGACACGCATCGAAGGGCTTCTGAAGCAGGCGGCGGACCCGGAGTTCTGGACCCGGGAGGATGCCCAGGAGACCACACGGGAGCTGGCGCAGCTCCAGCAGAAGCGGGAGTCCTGGGAGACCCTGAATCGAGAGCTTCAGGAGATGGAGACCCTGGCGGCCCTTCTGGCGGAGGGGGAGGATGTGGACCTGGAGGAAGAGTTCTACCGCCGCGCCGGGGCCTTCGAAAAGGAGCTGGAACGGCGGCAGATCTTCGTCCTCTTGGACGAGGAATACGACCGATCCGACGCCATCGTCACCATCCACGCCGGGGCGGGGGGGCTGGACTCCCAGGACTGGACGGAGATCCTCTCCCGCATGTACCTGCGCTGGGTGGAGAAGGAGGGCTTCAAGAGCCGCATCCTGGACCAGCTGGCGGACCAGGAGGCGGGCATCAAGAGCATCACCTTCGAGGTGCTGGGGGACTATGCCTACGGCTACCTCAAGGGGGAGAAGGGGGTGCACCGGCTGGTGCGCATCTCCCCCTTCGACGCGGCCAAACGGCGTCACACCAGCTTCGCCTCCGTGGAGGTCCTGCCGGTGCTTCCGGAGGACGCGGACATCGAGATCCGACCGGAGGACCTGAAGATGGACACCTTCCGCTCCAGCGGGGCGGGAGGGCAGTACGTGAACATGACCGACTCGGCGGTGCGGATCACCCACATTCCCACGGGGATCATCGTGAGCTGCCAGGTGGAGCGGTCCCAGCACATGAACCGGGCCACGGCCCTCCAGGTGCTGAAGTCGAAGCTCTTCGAACGGCAGCTCCAGGAGCGGCAGGAGCATCTGGAATCCCTCCAGGGGGAGAAGCGGTCCATCGCCTGGGGGAGCCAGATCCGCTCCTACACCCTCCAGCCCTTCCAGTTGGTGAAGGACCACCGGAGCGGCTGTGAGGTGGGCAACGTGGCGGCGGTGCTGGACGGAGACCTGGAGGAGCTGATCATGTCCACCCTGCGGTTCTTCAAGACCGGGAGGACCGTGGACAAGGAGGGGGCGTGA
- a CDS encoding SpoIVB peptidase S55 domain-containing protein has translation MGVFLRRGAFCLLSLFLFVSAAGAEEFLLPKEDLFPVSRLVRGMKGVARTAVRGRQVETFDVEILGVLPQTGHPRNLVLIRASGPLIERTGGIAAGMSGSPVYVKGRLVGAIGYGWGFSDHRLGLVTPAEDLLRIPRWPDRTPAFSPAPVVSSDVSPSPSPGPSSGDRTPPVSGDQGDGPASGDLPELAAPLLVQGLGDRSAAELGALLGRPWVAGGASGAAPPGLSGKTFEPGSPVGVLLAWGDVTVGSIGTVTAVDRNGRFLAFGHPFLNRGAVSFPVSAAEILDVVPSLESPFKIGNLGPLAGTLNQDRAEGISGRFGVLPPASEYSLRFEDVDTKRKELRRFQVVPDPFLRGKIAPLAMAGCLEDLWGRRGQGTGKVEIRFEGGGLARPWSRTNLFFSQTDLATEMLKEFALIHEALPLNPFQEIRPLGVHLRVEVTESPRVLTIERIEMPEDRTYSPGEKVAVTVTLRPWRKPPQKRVFQMRIPPKMRGRGEVVVRGGGIAEPEQESLQEGWRSIDSLAALLKELDAKEANQEIVVEIRGDLRKDPRDPGKEKDTGSKLLSEIKEERLKEGSLKVLRTNYYVEGLLRKSLTIRAPKKAAAGEDAEEELD, from the coding sequence ATGGGGGTTTTCCTGAGGAGAGGGGCGTTTTGCCTCCTCTCCCTTTTCCTTTTCGTCTCCGCAGCGGGGGCGGAGGAATTCCTCCTCCCCAAGGAGGACCTCTTCCCCGTGTCCCGACTGGTTCGGGGCATGAAAGGCGTCGCCCGGACGGCGGTCCGGGGGCGGCAAGTGGAGACCTTCGATGTGGAGATCCTGGGGGTGCTTCCCCAAACGGGGCATCCCCGAAACCTCGTCCTCATCCGGGCCTCCGGCCCCCTCATCGAGCGGACCGGCGGGATCGCCGCGGGGATGAGCGGATCGCCGGTGTACGTGAAGGGACGCCTGGTGGGGGCCATCGGCTACGGCTGGGGGTTCAGCGACCACAGGCTGGGCCTGGTCACCCCGGCGGAGGACCTCCTGCGGATTCCCCGCTGGCCCGACCGGACCCCGGCCTTTTCCCCCGCCCCCGTAGTCTCTTCAGATGTATCCCCTTCTCCGTCACCCGGGCCTTCCTCGGGGGACCGGACCCCCCCGGTTTCGGGGGACCAGGGCGATGGGCCCGCCTCGGGAGACCTTCCGGAGCTGGCGGCACCCCTGCTGGTTCAGGGACTGGGTGACCGAAGCGCCGCCGAACTGGGAGCCCTTCTGGGCCGTCCCTGGGTGGCCGGAGGCGCCTCCGGGGCGGCTCCACCGGGCCTTTCCGGCAAGACCTTCGAGCCCGGTTCCCCCGTGGGGGTGCTTCTGGCCTGGGGGGACGTGACCGTGGGGAGCATCGGCACCGTCACGGCGGTGGACCGGAACGGGCGTTTTCTGGCCTTCGGACATCCCTTCCTCAACCGAGGGGCGGTGTCCTTTCCCGTCTCCGCCGCGGAGATCCTGGACGTGGTGCCCAGCCTGGAAAGCCCCTTCAAGATCGGCAACCTGGGACCCCTGGCGGGGACCCTGAACCAGGACCGGGCAGAGGGGATCTCCGGACGCTTCGGCGTCCTCCCCCCCGCCTCGGAATACTCCCTGCGCTTCGAGGACGTGGACACCAAGAGGAAGGAACTTCGGCGCTTCCAGGTGGTTCCCGATCCCTTCCTCCGGGGAAAGATCGCCCCCCTGGCCATGGCGGGGTGTCTGGAGGATCTGTGGGGAAGGCGGGGGCAGGGGACGGGAAAGGTAGAGATCCGCTTCGAAGGAGGAGGCCTTGCCCGACCCTGGAGCCGGACGAATCTCTTCTTCTCCCAGACCGACTTGGCCACGGAGATGCTCAAGGAGTTTGCCCTGATCCACGAGGCCTTGCCCCTCAACCCCTTCCAGGAGATTCGCCCCCTGGGGGTCCATCTGCGTGTGGAGGTCACCGAATCCCCCCGTGTCCTGACCATCGAGCGCATCGAGATGCCCGAGGATCGGACCTATTCCCCTGGGGAAAAGGTGGCGGTCACGGTGACCCTTCGCCCCTGGCGGAAGCCCCCCCAGAAGCGGGTCTTTCAGATGCGGATCCCCCCCAAGATGCGAGGCCGGGGCGAGGTGGTGGTGCGGGGAGGGGGCATCGCCGAACCGGAACAGGAGTCCCTCCAGGAAGGCTGGCGGAGCATCGACAGCCTTGCGGCTCTGCTCAAGGAACTGGACGCCAAGGAGGCTAACCAGGAAATCGTGGTGGAGATTCGGGGGGATCTGCGCAAGGATCCCCGGGATCCGGGGAAGGAGAAGGACACGGGGTCCAAACTCCTGAGCGAGATCAAGGAGGAACGGCTCAAGGAGGGGTCCCTGAAGGTCCTCCGGACGAACTACTACGTGGAGGGGCTATTGCGCAAGTCCCTGACGATCCGTGCCCCCAAGAAGGCGGCGGCGGGGGAGGACGCGGAGGAAGAGCTCGATTGA
- a CDS encoding diacylglycerol kinase: MSTPWKNTGLLRKFLNSCNGFRVAFLTERAIPQECLTTLGLVATGWWLDKDAEVLVPVFLLSLLPLSLELVNSAVETLIDSHLGATYREDVRRTKDMLSASVFVSLWIGYGGSLWLLFR, from the coding sequence TTGTCGACCCCGTGGAAGAACACCGGCTTGCTTCGCAAGTTCCTGAATTCCTGCAACGGGTTTCGCGTGGCCTTCCTCACCGAGAGAGCCATCCCGCAGGAGTGCCTGACCACCCTGGGTCTGGTGGCCACAGGTTGGTGGCTGGACAAGGACGCGGAAGTGCTGGTCCCGGTCTTCCTTCTCTCCCTGCTGCCCCTGTCCCTGGAGTTGGTGAACTCCGCCGTGGAGACCCTCATCGACAGCCACCTGGGGGCCACGTATCGGGAGGACGTGCGGCGAACCAAAGACATGCTCTCCGCCTCCGTGTTCGTAAGCCTCTGGATCGGTTACGGGGGGAGCCTCTGGCTGCTCTTCCGCTGA
- a CDS encoding formate--tetrahydrofolate ligase, with the protein MLSDIDIAQAARCKPIGEIARDLGIPEEYLVPYGRNKAKVDLRFLRSLEDRPQGKLILVTATTPTAAGEGKTTVTIGLAQALVRKGKSAMLCLREPSLGPCFGVKGGAAGGGYSQVLPMEEINLHFTGDIHAVGVAHNLLSAMIDNHLQQGNPLGIDPRRVTWRRVMDMNDRALRHLVIGLGGKGDGVPRETGFDISVASEVMAILCLADGIEDLKARLGRIVVAYTYEGKPVTASDLKAQGAMAALLKEAIQPNLVQTIEHVPAFVHGGPFANIAHGTNSIAATRTALRLRDYVVVEAGFASDLGAEKFMDIVSPYGGFHPEAVVVVTTVRALKLHGGLPKDRLGEEDLEAVRAGLANLEAHIGNMQQFGVPVVVALNRFTADTDRELELVRGAVQAQGASIALAEVWAKGGEGGLELADRVLEALDKGNRYGPLYAWNLPLAEKIRTVATKVYGADGVVLEEGAAKTLKELESLGYGNLPVCMAKTQMSLSDRPELKGRPKGFEVHVREVRLSAGAGFVVAICGPIMTMPGLPKSPAAERIDIDADGRITGLF; encoded by the coding sequence GTGTTGTCCGATATCGACATTGCCCAAGCCGCTCGTTGCAAACCCATCGGGGAGATCGCCCGGGATCTGGGGATTCCGGAGGAGTACCTCGTCCCCTATGGTCGCAACAAGGCCAAGGTGGATCTGCGCTTTCTCCGCTCCCTGGAGGACCGTCCTCAGGGGAAACTGATCCTCGTCACCGCCACCACCCCCACCGCGGCGGGGGAAGGCAAGACCACCGTTACCATCGGTCTCGCTCAGGCCCTGGTGCGCAAGGGCAAGAGCGCCATGTTGTGCCTTCGGGAACCCTCTCTCGGGCCCTGCTTCGGGGTCAAGGGAGGAGCTGCGGGAGGAGGCTACTCCCAGGTCCTTCCCATGGAGGAGATCAACCTCCACTTCACCGGAGACATCCACGCCGTGGGGGTGGCCCACAACCTCCTCTCCGCGATGATCGACAACCACCTCCAGCAGGGCAACCCGCTGGGGATCGACCCCCGTCGGGTCACCTGGAGACGGGTGATGGACATGAACGACCGGGCCCTTCGCCACCTGGTGATCGGCCTTGGGGGCAAGGGCGACGGGGTTCCCCGAGAGACGGGTTTCGACATCTCCGTGGCTTCGGAGGTCATGGCCATCCTCTGCCTGGCCGACGGCATCGAGGACCTCAAGGCCCGGCTGGGGCGCATCGTGGTGGCCTACACCTATGAAGGCAAGCCCGTCACCGCTTCGGACCTGAAGGCCCAGGGGGCCATGGCGGCGCTGCTGAAGGAGGCCATCCAGCCCAACCTCGTGCAGACCATCGAACACGTCCCCGCCTTCGTCCACGGAGGCCCCTTCGCCAACATCGCCCACGGCACCAACTCCATCGCCGCCACCCGTACGGCCCTGCGCCTCCGGGACTATGTGGTGGTGGAGGCAGGGTTCGCCTCGGACCTGGGGGCGGAGAAGTTCATGGACATCGTTTCCCCTTATGGGGGCTTCCATCCCGAAGCGGTGGTGGTGGTCACCACCGTGCGGGCGCTCAAGCTCCACGGCGGTCTTCCCAAGGACCGTCTGGGGGAGGAAGACCTGGAAGCGGTACGGGCGGGGCTTGCGAACCTGGAGGCCCACATCGGGAACATGCAGCAGTTTGGCGTGCCCGTGGTGGTGGCCCTGAACCGCTTCACCGCCGACACGGACCGGGAGCTGGAGTTGGTGCGCGGTGCCGTCCAGGCCCAAGGGGCGAGCATCGCCCTTGCGGAGGTCTGGGCCAAGGGGGGCGAAGGGGGCCTGGAGTTGGCGGACCGGGTGCTGGAGGCCCTGGACAAAGGCAACCGGTACGGCCCGCTCTACGCCTGGAACCTGCCCCTGGCGGAGAAGATCCGCACCGTGGCCACCAAGGTCTACGGTGCCGACGGGGTGGTCCTTGAAGAAGGAGCGGCCAAGACCCTCAAGGAACTGGAGTCCCTGGGCTACGGGAACCTGCCCGTGTGCATGGCCAAGACCCAGATGTCCCTCTCCGACCGGCCGGAGCTGAAGGGCCGTCCCAAGGGGTTCGAGGTGCACGTTCGGGAGGTCCGCCTCTCCGCCGGGGCGGGTTTTGTGGTGGCCATCTGCGGACCCATCATGACCATGCCGGGACTCCCCAAGTCCCCGGCGGCGGAGCGCATCGACATCGACGCGGACGGGCGCATCACGGGGCTGTTCTAG